A section of the Triticum dicoccoides isolate Atlit2015 ecotype Zavitan chromosome 7A, WEW_v2.0, whole genome shotgun sequence genome encodes:
- the LOC119327494 gene encoding uncharacterized protein LOC119327494 has translation MAFLHSNAVRMMPWKGHHDKEQDDALEGSPTGATTYGLVFSTDRDIDMEVRHGRPGARHGGSLLSLPLPLLCWLVGRKTIARPTLLLPPLLPSHHSATDAMPSTEGVDANTLRMVIGAIYTIVMFVGINNCATVQPIVLIERTVCTERGLLHCSATYAARVQVVLDGSVDSENEETQTHEDSNEEIDYDK, from the exons ATGGCCTTCCTCCACTCCAACGCCGTGCG GATGATGCCATGGAAGGGCCACCATGACAAGGAGCAGGACGACGCCTTGGAAGGTTCACCGACAGGAGCAACTACGTACGGTCTGGTCTTCTCCACTGACAGGGATATCGACATGGAGGTCCGCCATGGAAGGCCTGGAGCTCGTCATGGAGGGTCCCTCCTCTCTCTTCCCCTCCCTCTACTCTGTTGGTTGGTTGGAcggaagaccatcgctcgtccgacTCTGCTTCTTCCACCGCTGCTCCCGTCCCACCATAGTGCCACAGACGCTATGCCAAGCACGGAAG GGGTGGATGCCAATACTCTTAGAATGGTCATTGGAGCAATATACACAATAGTGATGTTTGTCGGCATCAACAACTGTGCAACCGTTCAACCAATTGTTTTAATCGAGAGAACAGTTTGTACAGAGAGAGGGCTGCTCCATTGCTCAG CTACTTATGCAGCGAGGGTACAGGTTGTTCTAGATGGCTCTGTAGACAGTGAGAATGAGGAGACTCaaactcatgaagattctaatgaggAAATCGATTATGATAAATAA